Proteins encoded together in one Corallococcus soli window:
- a CDS encoding RluA family pseudouridine synthase produces MKRRTFRSEGAHMGRALAEAVAAELGLSVADARRLVEVGAVYVAGRRARDGAVRLQSAQVVTVVLEEAGQSPLEASGPAAPLRVLFEDEDVLAVDKPAGLNAQPTEGRVGASLVDVVGAHLGRPAGLVHRLDRETSGVTVFGKSAQATSALAEAFREGTARKRYLAATGPGLPEGGTVDLPLSKDPSRPGRWRATRAANGVPAWTDYRRLFASDAFCLVELLPRTGRTHQLRAHLTALGTPILGDARYGGAGSAGGLLAPRCLLHAQALELGHPRTGQPLRLEATAPEDLRAFFVAAGVRMPEGPFGDAA; encoded by the coding sequence ATGAAGCGTCGGACGTTCCGGAGCGAAGGCGCGCACATGGGCCGCGCGCTGGCGGAGGCGGTGGCGGCGGAGCTGGGGCTGTCGGTGGCGGATGCGCGGCGGCTGGTGGAGGTGGGCGCGGTGTACGTGGCGGGGCGCCGGGCGCGCGACGGGGCCGTGCGCCTCCAGTCAGCGCAGGTGGTGACGGTGGTGCTGGAGGAGGCGGGCCAGAGTCCGCTGGAGGCCTCGGGGCCGGCGGCGCCGTTGCGCGTGCTCTTCGAGGACGAGGACGTGCTCGCGGTGGACAAGCCCGCGGGCCTGAACGCGCAGCCCACCGAGGGGCGCGTGGGCGCAAGCCTCGTGGACGTCGTGGGCGCGCACCTGGGGCGGCCGGCGGGGCTGGTGCATCGGCTGGACCGGGAGACGTCCGGGGTGACGGTGTTCGGCAAGTCGGCGCAGGCCACGTCCGCGCTGGCGGAGGCGTTCCGGGAAGGCACCGCGCGCAAGCGCTACCTCGCGGCGACGGGGCCGGGACTCCCGGAGGGCGGCACGGTGGACCTGCCCCTGTCGAAGGACCCGTCGCGCCCCGGGCGCTGGCGGGCGACCCGCGCGGCCAACGGCGTGCCCGCGTGGACGGACTACCGCAGGCTGTTCGCGAGCGACGCGTTCTGCCTGGTGGAGCTGCTGCCCCGCACGGGTCGCACGCACCAGCTCCGGGCGCACCTGACCGCGCTGGGGACGCCCATCCTCGGGGACGCGCGCTATGGCGGGGCGGGCAGCGCGGGAGGGCTTCTGGCGCCGCGGTGCCTGTTGCATGCGCAGGCGCTGGAGCTGGGCCATCCGCGCACGGGCCAGCCGCTGCGCCTGGAGGCCACGGCGCCGGAGGACCTGCGGGCCTTCTTCGTCGCGGCGGGGGTGCGGATGCCGGAGGGGCCCTTCGGGGACGCCGCCTGA
- a CDS encoding peptidase M3, producing MDRPLHTVRSRLEDFLAELATLQYRYGAGLAPDLPVAHLHASFPELSSPETFAAANEALAKARLRDDTLAVRRITLVRELIATQVEESLAARAGEAVVAAEAHSHIPADDQTLSLAQALAQIPRESNRARRALLESGAGNFLWDHRGAYGDRRDAALQTAELLGFPNYPALRQDVTGIDAGKLAEAAEETLRRTEDAYRDVLGYVLRKLEPDLRALPGGEARRHDVQAALRAPWMDAHFRREDTLPAVMRWLSDWGLRPDAGGRIRLDDEARPGKASRPFVAAVRVPDEIRLVLQPRSGMDALGDLLHELGHAWHLAHVDEDAPTELRRLGDASVTEAYAATFERLLLSPPWLKRYLHLPSGTVKDVIRLSAFQALAVLRRHCAKLSYELSLSTKGASAERADEYADGQRRALFAQPHPGFFLHDVDSQLYVTRYLRAWALETRLTAHLLERFNEDFWRNPAAFAWLKGQFARGGATDAEGLATEVSGTPLALPEAGARLVAILNQ from the coding sequence ATGGACCGTCCCCTGCATACCGTCCGGTCGCGGCTCGAGGATTTCCTCGCCGAGCTGGCCACCCTCCAATATCGCTACGGCGCCGGGCTCGCCCCGGACCTCCCCGTCGCGCACCTCCACGCCTCGTTCCCGGAGCTGTCCTCGCCGGAGACCTTCGCCGCCGCCAACGAGGCGCTCGCCAAGGCCCGCCTCCGCGACGACACCCTGGCGGTGCGCCGCATCACGCTCGTGCGGGAGCTCATCGCCACCCAGGTGGAGGAGTCCCTCGCCGCCCGGGCCGGAGAGGCCGTCGTCGCGGCGGAGGCGCATTCGCACATCCCCGCCGACGACCAGACGCTGTCGCTGGCCCAGGCGCTGGCCCAGATTCCCCGCGAATCCAACCGCGCCCGCCGCGCCCTCCTGGAGAGCGGCGCCGGCAACTTCCTGTGGGACCACCGGGGCGCCTATGGCGACCGGCGCGACGCCGCCCTCCAGACCGCGGAGCTGCTCGGCTTCCCGAACTACCCCGCCCTGCGCCAGGACGTCACCGGCATCGACGCGGGGAAGCTCGCGGAGGCCGCCGAGGAGACCCTCCGGCGCACCGAGGACGCCTACCGCGACGTGCTGGGCTACGTGCTGCGCAAGCTGGAGCCGGACCTGCGCGCCCTGCCCGGCGGCGAGGCCCGGCGCCACGACGTGCAGGCCGCCCTGCGCGCGCCGTGGATGGACGCGCACTTCCGCCGCGAGGACACCCTCCCCGCCGTGATGCGCTGGCTGTCCGACTGGGGCCTGCGCCCCGACGCGGGGGGACGCATCCGCCTGGACGACGAGGCCCGGCCGGGCAAGGCATCGCGCCCCTTCGTCGCCGCCGTCCGCGTGCCGGATGAGATCCGGCTCGTCCTCCAGCCCCGGAGCGGCATGGACGCGCTGGGCGACCTGCTCCACGAGCTGGGCCACGCCTGGCACCTGGCCCACGTGGACGAGGACGCCCCCACGGAGCTGCGCCGGCTGGGAGACGCCTCCGTCACGGAGGCCTACGCGGCCACCTTCGAGCGGCTGCTGCTGTCTCCCCCCTGGCTCAAGCGCTACCTGCACCTGCCGTCCGGCACGGTGAAGGACGTCATCCGGCTGTCCGCGTTCCAGGCCCTGGCCGTGCTGCGCCGCCACTGCGCGAAGCTGTCCTACGAGCTGTCCCTGTCCACGAAGGGCGCCTCCGCTGAGCGCGCGGACGAATACGCCGACGGCCAGCGCCGCGCCCTCTTCGCGCAGCCGCACCCGGGCTTCTTCCTGCATGACGTGGACTCGCAGCTCTACGTCACCCGCTACCTGCGGGCCTGGGCCCTGGAGACCCGGCTCACCGCGCACCTCCTGGAGCGGTTCAACGAGGACTTCTGGCGCAACCCCGCCGCGTTCGCCTGGCTCAAGGGCCAGTTCGCGCGGGGCGGCGCCACCGACGCCGAGGGACTGGCCACGGAGGTCTCGGGCACGCCGTTGGC